TCTTGTAGGTGTGGCCGTCACGCGGATCCTTGAACTTTTTCGCGGAGGCCTTTTTGGAGGGGGCTGCTGCGGCGATGCAGGCTGCCAAAAGCATAAATACTAAACCAATTCTCATGACGACAAATTTAGAAATTTTCATGATGGAAAATTTTGTTATTTTGTGAAATGAAGAGGATTTAAAGTTGCTTATTGAAGATGTAAAAAAATCGATTGCGGATGCCGGTTTTCACGATGGCGAAAAGATGCCTTCTGTGCGTAAGATGGCAGAACGTCTTGGTCTTTCTGTCAATACGGTTCATCGCGCTTACAAGATTTTAGCTCAAGAAAAACTCGTGCAGCTCGTTCATGGTAAGGGCTGTTTTTGGGGCACGGCTCCGTCGTTCGAGGTGAAGGCAGAAGAGAGTGTTTATTCGGTAGTCGAACGTCAGTTCCAGAACGATTTGGATAGTGGGTATCTGAATGCATTTGATGAGCTCCCTTCGTGCAAGGAGCTTTCGAACCGTTACAATGTTTCGCTTTACATTGTCAAAAAGTTTTTGATGCAAAAGTGTGCGCAAGGGATTTTGCGCCATGTGGGGCACCGCTTTTTCTTTAGCGAAGAGCGCCCTGTCGAAAAGTCTAATTACATTTTGTTTGTGCATCGTTCGGATGAATTCGGGCGTTTGAAGATTGAGTCCGAACGCGAATCCGATGTGTTCCGCACGTTTGCGCAGATTGCCGCAGAACAGAAAATTGCGGTGAAGTTTATCGGGTATCACGAATCTTCGAACCAGTTCTATTTGTCGTCGGGCGAAACGTTTGTTGTAAAGAACGATACCCACTGCTTGGGTGTGTTCCTCTCGACGTGGCTGGTGGATGATGCGGCGAAGTTGTTTGCGCATTTTGCATCGTTCAAGAATCCGATTTCGGTCTGGTGGGAATACGCGCCGGATGTGATTCCGGTGATTGCGCGCAATAAAAAGAAGTGGGCTTTCTACAACGTGGCTTTTGGAAAGGAAGCGGGCGTGATTGTTGGGCGCTACCTCAAGAGCAAGGATATGGGGCCTGTTCATTACCTCTCGCCGTACCACGCTAGTTTTTGGTCGAAGGCTCGTTTGCAGGGCTTGCTGGATGCGGGTACGGATGTAATCCCGCTTGTCGATGAACGCTATGCATCTCCGTTTGATTTGGCGGATGCGGCTGCGCACGAGGGCGTTGAACGCCAGGTTCTTTTGGACAACATTTTGGAATCGCTTTTGAAGAACGCGATTTTGGATAAATTTGTGTGTTCAAATGATTGGGTGGCAGCTTCGTTGATTGATTACTTCAAGGCGAAAAAGTTGCCATCGCCGTACGTGGTGGGCTTTGACGATACGATTGAAAGTTACCGCTACGTGTTTGATTCGTTTGCCTTCAATGTCGGGACGATGGTGAAAGAGGCAATTTACCACATTGTTGCGCCGACCATATATGCAGAACAGCGGCGCCAAATGCAGACACCGCTAGGAAGAGTTGTCGAGAAACACTAAACGCAGTTGTCATCTCGGCCGCTTTGTCACCCCGGATTTATTCCGGGGCGGGATCTACTATGCTCAAACATTGAATTTCCCGGAGCAGGCGAGGAGCCCGAGCATATACAGGAGTCCGTCGTAGTAGCGCCAGAGTCCGGTCGGGATTTCCATATTCCAGAGGTCTTCGGCGAACGGCTTGATGAGCGGATCGCCTGCGGGGAGTGCGACAGTCGATGCGGCGTTCATGGCAATCAGGCCGCCCGTAGCAGGCCTTGCCTCGCGCGGGAACGCGCTCCCGTCGACACGCATGTCGGCGAGATACGGGCGACGCCCGTGGAGGTAACCGAGAATCTTTCGGACTGCGGAAACTTCCCATTCGCTCACGTCGGTACGTTCGCCCTTGTCTTGCAATTTCGCAGCGTCAAGACCGATGTTCCACACGACGCGCCAAGCGTCCCCGCAGAAGCAATCGCTTTCCGGGTGCCACGGCGTTTTCTTTGGAGTTCCGTCAAATTCACTGTAGTCGGCGGCAAGTCCCGTGACCGGGTGGCAAGCCTTTTTCAAGTAGGCAACGCTGTTGTCTGCAATCTTGTTCCAGATTTCATCGCTGCTGGCTTCACCGTACATTCTGTAGAAGGCAACCGTGTTGTAGCTCGGGTCGGTGTAATCGTTCCCCTTCATGGGCGAGAATCGCACAAGTCCTGCATTCACGTCCATCATCGTGTACACATCGCCAGCTTGCGGCTTGTGAGCCATGTCGTTGATGAGCTCGACGGCGTCGTGCTTGTATTGTTCGTTTTTGAAAACCTTGGCGGCGAATAGGAGCGCTGCGGCAAAGTATTCTTCGCCATCCGGGGCGGCACCCGGATCCATCATCGTGAAATCGGCGGTCGAGACTTGCCAGGAGTAATAACCGGCGAGGTCGCCTTCGGTGTTTTTCATGTGCGTCTTGGCGAATTTCCAGAGCTTGTCGAAAAGGTCCTGCTTGCCGAGGAGTGCGGCAACCGTCATGCCGTAGCTCATGCCTTCGGAGCGGATGTCGTTGTGGCCGATATCCACGATGTACGCCATGTCATTGCCTTTGTCAAAGCAAATGCGTTCATTTTCGCGGTTGCCTTCGAATAGTTGTGTGAAAGCCTTGTTGAGTTTTGCCTCGATTTCGGCGGGAGTCTTACCAATTTCTTCAAAAATGTTTCTCATGGCATCTAAAATAGAAATGTATTGGGCTCCCGTCCTGTTTTGTAGATGAAATAATTTAAAAGTGTTATGAGTGTTTCTTAGTGCGCTTGGAAAATTGTGGCAATTGTGAAAAAAACTTGAATAAAATTGAAAATGTCATGATTTGACATTTTATGAATCTATATTTATAAAAAATGAGTAATCCCGTTTTTTTTGCATGTAGACGGGGAAGGAGAAAAAAATGAATGATGTATTAAATGGCTGCGTTGATATATGGCTAGATGAAATGGTTCCTTGCCTCAAGGATTTGGAAACAGGATCAATTGAAGAAACTTTCGTTTTTAAAATAGAAAGTCGTTCTGTTCTTAGAAAATATAATTCGTCCAATGGTTGGGGAATTGATTGGGTTAAAGTCCCTTTAAATGTTGATGTGTTTGCTCTTGCTTTAAAGAGAAATAATGAAGTACAGGGACTTATTGCGCTAAAAAAGGATTCTGATATTCGAGCCGTGTATTTGCATTGGACTTGTACGGCGCCTAGAAATAACATATATTTATTTGGAAAGAAAAAGTATAGTGGTGTCGGTGGTCATCTTTTTGCTATTGCTGTAGATATGTCTTTTAAATGGGGCTTTGATGGATTTGTTTACGGCTTTGCTCTTAATAGGGAGCTTTTGAATCACTATATTGCGTTTCTCGGATGTTCTTTCGTTGGTATTCTTCATCCGTATCATTTTTTGATAGAACCTTGTGCGGCCCAAAAGCTTTTGGAGAATTACACTTATGAGTGGAATTGAAAAAAAGACCATGAATTTAGCGGATATTCAAAGCGAATATTTGGGTTTCCCGAATCCTTATAAAGATGCTCCATCTTGTAGGTATGATCATCGTGCGCTTGTCGCATATGCCCAAAAAGTTGGCAAATCTATAAATGATTTGTCTTACGAAGAAAAACTTGCTTTTATAATAAAATAAAAAACGCCCGCATTACTGCGAGCGTCTTTAAAAGCTTGAGTCTTGTTGGCTCTAAGCGGTTTACTACCTGGAGTAGTATTCCACGACGAGCTGTTCTTCGAGCTTGACCGGGATCTGGTCGCGGAGCGGGAGCTTCACGAGAGTACCCTGCATCTTGCCGAGATCGACAGACAAGTATTCCGGAGCGGCAGCTGCAGAAGCGATTGCTTCCTTGATCTGCACGTGTTCCTTGGACTGCTCACGAACAGCGATCACATCGCCAGCCTTGATGAGGCGGCTCGGAGAGAAGCTACGAACACCGTTCACTGTGAAGTGACCGTGTGCAACGTACTGACGAGCAGCGAAGATCGTACGGGCAAAACCCATGCGGTAGACGACTGCGTCAAGACGAGTTTCGAGCAAGATCATCAGGTTATCACCTGCAGAACCTTCACGACGGTTAGCTTCCTTGTATGCCTTGGCAAGCTGAGCTTCGGAAATGTTGTAGGTGAAACGAAGACGCTGCTTTTCGACCAACTGCTGCTTGTAAACGGAAGCAGACTTCTTGCGGGTCTGACCATGCTGGCCAGGTGCGAAGTTGCGGCGGTCGAGAGCCTTTTGAGTCTTCTGAGAAACGGCAACGCCGAGAGAGCGTGCTACTTTACCTTTAGGTCCGCGGAAGGAGGACATATTTACCTCTTTGAGGAAGCTCTTTGGTTACGCTCGCAAGTTGGCAGAGCTTGGCACGACATGCGAGATTTGGACTTCAAATTTAGTCAAATGTTCACTACTTGTCAACAGAATCTCGGCATTTCTCGAAGACGAAGGGGTTGTGGTCGCCTTGAACCTTGAAAATGCGGCGGTCGCGCTCGCATTCGCGTTCGGTGACGGGGTACATTTTGTCCCAGGCTTCGAAAAGCTTGCGGTCTTGCTTGGAAATGTTGATGTTGTAGGTCTTTTCCATGTAGAAATGCACGCGGGCGATTAAGCCTCGGACTTCTTTGCGGGGTTGGACCTTCTTTTCCTTGAAATCGACGATGGTTTCGCACTCGCCGTACATGGGGACCGGGTTGTTCGTCCACTGGCTGAACATGAAGTTGCTGCGGTCTCCGTTCACTTCGCCGATGGCGGGGTAGAGGTTGTGGAGGTCGCCTTCCATGATTTTGAACGTGGAGTCATTGGCGCTGCAGTTCTTGCGGCCGCCGTCACGCCAGCAGGGGAGGTGTTGCCCCATGTTGTGGGCGGTCACGATGTGTTCCCACTCGATGCGCTTGGTGCGTTCAAGGCTTTTGCGGTTTGGGTTTTCGCGCGGCTTGTAGTTGCAGGTGCTAAAGTCCACATGTTTTTTGTCGAGGTAGCGGCAACCGCAGTAGATTGTCTCCTGGAGTTCGCCGTAGTAGATGCGCCTCATCTGCTTGCCTGCATCGCGGTAGTTGTAATGACGAGGTGCTGCCTCGGGATCGACTTTCGCAAACGAAAAAGTTGCGAAAACGCAAAGAATCAAAGCGACAGCGCTTGCTGAAACTTTCATATAAACAAAACCTCTTTTTATGTGTGATAGAAATGTAATCATTTTGGTCATTGGTCAATGGTCTGTAGTTTTTGTAATTAGTCTATGTATGCTGAAATAGCTAATGACTAAAGACTAGTGACTAGTAACTAACGACTAATAACTAATGACGAACCTCTAACTTTCTATATTGTAGACCATGATTCAGAACGGATTGGAATATTTGAATTCCCGCCTCATATTCGGGATGATGCCGGGTCTTGCTTCTACCCGTAAACTTTGCGAAGCTCTCGGAAATCCTCAAAAAAAGTTTAAGACGATTCATGTTGTTGGCACGAACGGCAAGGGCTCGACGAGCTATTACTTGTCGGGTGTTTTGCAGGCGCACGGTCTCAAGACGGGACTTTATACGAGCCCGCACTTGGTGAGCATGCGCGAACGCATCCGCGAGAACGATTTGCCGATTGACGATGAATCGCTCGACCGCTTGATTATGCAGGTCAAGGCCGCTGCCGAAGAAACGCAAGTGGAACCGACGTTCTTTGAAGTTTTGACGATTGTTGCGTTCCTCTATTACGCAGAACAGAACATCGATGTTGCAGTCTTGGAAGCGGGCATGGGCGGTCGTTTGGACAGCACTGCCGTTGCTGATGGCGAACTGATTGTGCTCACGAGCATTGGGCTGGAGCACACTGAAGTTCTCGGTAGCACGGAATCTGCTATTCTCAAGGAAAAGATGGGGGTAGCGGGTTCTGCACAAAGTATTCTTTCCAATGGCCATAGCAAGACTTTTGTCTTGGGTGGCTTGAATGATGCTTTGATTGCTGAAGCCAAAATATTTGCGGCATCGCATGGATGCTCTTGTGTTGTTCCGGAAATCCGTAACGATATTGAACTTCCGAATTTAGGACAACATTATATCGAGAATGCGAGCCTTTCGCTTAAGGCTGCGGAACTTTTCTTGAAAAAGTTTGATGATAAACTTGCGCTCAAGACTCTTACGACGCGTTCTTGGGCGGGACGTATGCAAAAGCTTATCGATGCTAACGGCGTAACGAAGTTTATCCTAGATGGTGCGCATAATTCCCACGCGGTTCGCCGTCTGGTCGAGACGCTTGACAAGTATTACCCGAATCAAAAGTTCCATTGCGTTTTTGGAGCGCTTCGTGACAAGGATGTGGGCGAAATGCTCAAGCTCATGGCTCCGCATGTGAGCGCTTGGCATATCACGCGTACGCCGTATCCGCGTTTCCGCGAACTCATTGATTTGCAGGGCGAGCTTGAAAAGCTTGGTTTGAATGTCGCTAGTTCGGGGGAGTTTTCCCGCGAGTATCTCAATGAAGTTTGTGCGAGCGTTACGGATGGTTCGCCAGTGCTCATTACAGGTAGCCTTTACATGATTGGGGCGACTGTGCAGGCGCTCAAGGACGATTTTGACGGGCTCGCGTTTTTCCGTGGGATGGAGCCCACGACGAACGAACACCGTTAATTGGCGCGTACTAATGGGCGCGTAGCGCGATTAAAAAAAAGACATTGGCTTTAAAAGCCAATGTCTTTTTGCTTGAAACTTAAGCAGGATGATTATTCCATTTCATCAAGTTCGGCGTATGCCTTTTCTGCAGCGGCGCGAACCTTTTCGGCTTCGTCCTTTCTTTCCTGTTCTTCGAGCATCTTGACGTATTCGGAGACGAGGTCAGAATCGAGCGTCATCACGCCGTAGACCTTGAACTTGCCGTCGGCAGTGGTTTCAACCTTGACGTCGTTGAGCGTAGCACCGTTGAGGCGCTGGTTCACGGAAGTCATGGAAGTGCTCTGGAAGTGTTCTGCAATTTCGTCGCTCACGTCTTCCTTGAAGTTCTTGATGAGAGCCTTGGTCTGTGCATCGATAGACTTGGCGAGGTCTACACGAGCGTTCTGGTCTGCCTTTTCAAGAGCAATCTGTTCATCAGCAGATTCGCCAATACCGATGCCTGCCGGAATGTGCTGCTTGATGTAGTTCTTTTTCTGCATCTGCATTTCGACGAGGATGCTTGCAGACTTTTCTTGCGGGGTCTGCGGAGGATTGCTAGAGCAACCTGCGAAGAGCGCTGCAAGAGCGAAACATGCGATGAGTTTTTTCATTGTTTTCTCCTTGGAATTAAAATCCAGATATATTGTTTTGTGATTTTAATATACAAAAAATATCATGCAAAGAAGCAGTTTTGCAGCATTTGTCAAAAAAAGTGTTGTTAAACGTAAGGAATGACACTTTCGATAGTGCTTTTTTGTATTATAATATAGTACGTATATTTTTGTAAAATTTTGGAGGTTGTCTTGAACAATACAGTACCCGTCCTGCAAATGATTACGCAGTCCGATATTGTGACCATGGTTATTCTCGGGATTCTCGCTTTTATGTCGCTTGGCTCCTGGGGCATCATCATCGTGAAGTTCTTTAAGCATAAATCAAATTTGCGTGCGAACGCTAAATTCTTTAAGGATTTCTGCAAGCTTAAACATTTCTCGGAACTCCAAAAACTTTGTACGGTTTCGAACGATAGCGCGCTCCGCCTGTTGAGCGTCGAAGTCTTGAACGAAGTGTCCAAGTTCAAGGGTAAAGTAACTTACGAATCCATTCAGCACCGCTCCTCCCTGCTCGAAGACGCAATTCAGCGTTCTATTGAAGGCATCCGCATGGGCGAGGACCGCTATTTGACTTTCCTTGCCACAAGTTCTAACCTCGCGCCGTTCTTTGGTTTGCTCGGTACCGTTTGGGGCATCATGATCGCTTTCTTCCAGATTGGTCATCATGGCTCTGCGGACTTGACGGTTGTCGCTCCGGGTATTGCCATGGCTCTTATCACTACGGTGGCTGGCCTTTTGGTGGCAATACCTGCCTCTGCCGGGTATAATTACTTTACCTCTAAAAATGGAAGTAATGAAACTTCGTATTACAACTTTGGATCGCAAGTTTTGAGCTTGTTCAAGAGAGGTGACATGCTCGCTGTTGAAGGAGTTGCCGAGGAGGAAGCGTGAAACGCAGCCGCCGTAAGGACTTAAAGCAGGAACTCAACCTCACGAACATGATTGACATCGTGTTCGCCATCTTGATTGTGTTTATTTTGTGTGCACCGTTGATGAGCCAGGGCGTGAAGGTCAATCTCCCGCAGGTCAAGGCTCCGACGATGGAACAGCAGAAACTTTTGAAAGTTTCCATCACCAAGAATCTCGAAATTTTCATCGCCGATATGCAGGTGGACATGGAAAGCTTCGAGAGCATTTTCAAGTCGCTGTGGAACGGCGAAATGGCTGTGGTCATCAATTCGGACGAAGCAGTAAGTTACGGCTTTGTGATGAAGGTTGTGACGCTGGTACAAAAGCTCGGTGTAACGAAGCTCGGTTTCTTGACAATGACCCCAAAAGACGAACTGGTAAATGAAAAGAAATAGGGACCATATCCAATATTTCGAGACGGAAAACGATGGATCTTTATTCAAGATCATCGTGTGTGCTGTCGTGTTTCATTTGGCGGTTGTCGGGACTTTGATGGCTTTGCACAATATTGATTTGAGCAAGCCTGCCGAAGAAATTCCCGTGTTCGAAATGGTTCAAGTCGATGAACCGGTAAAGCAGCCGGTGGCTCATGCCCCGAAGCCGGAACCTGAACCGCAGCAAGCGCCGAAGGTGGAACCGCCTCCTCCGAAACAGCCCGAGCCGGTGCCGGAAACGACTCCTGAACCTGAACCCGCTCCAGAGCCGACTCCTGTGAAAACGCTAGAGCCGGAAGCTCCGCAAGTTCCTGAAGAACCTGCTCCCGAAGTGAAGCCGGATACGCCGGAACCTGTGCCTGTGCCGGAACCCAAGTCCGAAGAAAAGAAGCCGGAAGAAAAGGTCGAAAAGCCAAAGCCGGTTGAGAAGCCTGTTGAAAAGCCGGTGGAAAAGGTCGCGAAGAAAACGGTTGAAAAGAAGAAGGTCGAAAAGAAACCTGCGAAAAAGCCGAAGGATGACGACGACTTTGATATCGACGATTTGAATTTGCAGAAGTCGTTTGAATTGCCGAGCCTCAAGGCGGTAAATCCGATTGATATGGACCCGCTGATGCAGGTGTTCCTGGAACGCGCGAAGGCAAAAATCATGAGCAATTTCAATCCGCCAAATGGACTGACGATTAATCGTGATGCAAAAACGACGGTACAGTTTACAGTTGAACGTTCTGGTACGATTACTAGTGTGTTCCTCAAGCGTTCTTCGTCGAATAGCGCATGGGACCACTTGTCGATGCGTGCGGTGAAGATTTCGAAGTTGCCGGAACTCCCGCCGACGTACAAGGGTTCAAGTCTTGTGTTGCAATTTAACTTTACGCCGAACTAGAAAAAGGAGATGCCCGCCCTTCGACAGGCTCAGGGACCTGGCTGGGTGTAGCAAATTTAATATGAATAAAATAAAATTGCTTTTTGTGTTTGTTGCGATGGCGCTTGCGGTGCCTGCGTTTGCGGTGATTGATACGATTGCTGTGGATGTGGGAATTTCGGTATTCCAGACGATGCCGATTGGCGTTGTGCCTTTTGAAGAAAATGGAAACATCAAGTGGACAAATGAAGCTCCGCATTTGATTTTGACGCGTGATGCAAACCTCACGGGGCGTTTTGAAGCTGTGAGTTCGGATAAGTTTGACTTGGTGCTTTTTAGCAAGAAACGCGCTCGCCAGTACGTGACCGGCAATGCGACCAAGCTCCCGAACGGAAAAATCAAGCTTGATTGCTATCTGTATGCTTCCGAGACGAAGGACGTATTGCTTGGCGAAAGCTATACCGTGAAGCCTTATGACGTGCGTCAGGCGGTGCATTCGTTCTTTGACAAGGTCGTTTATCGCTTGTTCGGGGAACGCGGTGTCGCTTCGACAAAGCTTGCTTATGTTTCGAAAATCGATGGCGTGAAACAGGTCGTGATTTCGGATTACGATGGTTTCTCCCGTCGTCAGATTACGCGTGATTCTTCAATCAATATGATGCCGGTTTGGCAGAAGGGCAACAAGGGCCTTGTGTATGTGAACTTCCGCAAGCAACGCCCGAACCTTTACGCCATCACGTTTGGCGGCAAGGAAACTCCGCTCTTTACGCAGTTCAAGCAGACGTTTAGCCCGGCTGTAAACCCGAAGACCGGTGAACTCCTTTTCTCGGTGACGGAAGGTGCAAAGACGGAACTTTATCGCGGCGACATGAAGACCGGTTCTGCGCAGAAGTTCTTGCACTTGAAATCGAATCAGGTGAGCCCTTCTTGGAGCCCGTTTGCAAGCGAAGTGCTCTTTACGAGTGACCGTGGTGGCTCTCCGCAAGTGTACGCGGTAGGGAAGGATGGCACGGACGTGCGACGCATTACGTACATGGGCCATTACAATGAACGTGCAAGCTGGTCCCCAGAAGGGGATCGGATTGTCTACACGTCGATGGACGATGGCAAGATGAACATTTATACTTGCGCTCTTGATGGTACGGATATTATCCAGCTGACATCGAACGCGGGGAATAACGAACACCCGACTTGGTCGCCCGATGGCAAGCTGATTGCATTTGCAAGCGACCGCGGTGGCAATTATCAAATTTATATTATGCGTAAAGATGGAAGTGGCGTCACTCGTATTACGAATGGTGTCGAAAATACCGCACCGACTTGGTCCTGGTTCTTTGACGATAAAAAATTTAAATAGAGGAGTGAATTATGGGTAAGGTAATTAAACTCGCTTTGATGGGTACGGCTGTTGCACTCTTTGCTTGGGGTTGCAGCAAGGAAAAGCCTGAAACGGATCCGCAACCGCAGACGGCGCCGGAAGCTCCTGCGGATTCTACATTGAACCTCGATACGCTTGTGACGGATACGTTGAGCGCGGATTCTTTGGCACGCTTGGAAGCGGAACGCCTTGAAGCAGAACGTGCACGCTTGGAAGAATTGATCAACCGCATCATGCTCGAAGATGTTTACTTTGACTATGACCGCTCCGAATTGACCGAAAATGCAAAGCGCTTGCTTGCGCAAGTGGCTGAAATTCTGGTCAATGAAAATCGCTTTATCGTGACGGTCGAAGGTCATACGGATGCTCGCGGTACTGAAGACTACAACATTTCTCTGGGCGCTCGCCGCTCGACGGTGGTGCGTGAGTTCTTGATTGCGTACGGCGTGGATGCCAACAGGCTTGTTTCGGTAAGCTATGGCAAGGAACGTCCGAAGGTGCAGGGAACTGACGAAACGGCGTATTCCAAGAATCGCAGAGCTCATTTCCGCGTGTCCATTGATCAATAGTTTGGGGAGGATTTGATTGTGAATTTGAAGTCTTTATCTCTTGGCGTTGTTTTGGCTTCGTTTGTGCTTTCGGGGTGCAGTAGCATTACGATGTTGCGCACAAAAGAAATGCGTGCAGTCGGAGACGATGTCATTGCCAAAAATGACTCGGCGTACAAGGCTCTTTCTGCTGAAAATGCATCGCTCCGTGCAGAACTCGATAGCGTGAAGGCGCAGCTTGATGCTTCTGCAGTGGCGCAAAAGCGCTTGCAGGCCGAAGTGACGGTGCTTTCGAATCGCATGAGTGAAGAAACGGTCCGTCGCGATACGCGTCAGGAAGAAATCATCTACCGCTTGGATTTGCTACTTGGCAAGTCTGACAAGATTTTGGCAAAGAAGGTGGTGGTGAACAACGGCGTGGCTAGCGCTGTGATGGAACCGGACGCCAATGCAGAAAAGATGATTGAAGCGGAAACGATGTTCAATGCCGCTCATTCGGATTATCACCGAGGTGAATACAAGCTTGCGTACAATGGCTTTAAGCAGGTTTATGAGCTTGTGAAAAAGGGCGAAATGGCGGAAGGCGCTCTCTACTGGATGTCGCTTTGTTTGATTGAAGCGAATCAGGCGGCAAAGGCAAAGACGCTCCTCACGAATCTCGTGGATTCTAATCCGAATGGGATGAAGGCTTGCGCGGGCATGTATAAGCTTGCTTCGATTTACGGCAATGAATGCAATCTGGACCGTAAAAAGCAGTATTTGCAGATGATCCTTTCGAACAATACGTGTGCTTCGACTCCAGAACTGGAGCAGGCCGCGATTTCGTTGCAGGAAATGCTTGACTTTAAGTCTCCGGATGGGCGCTCGGCAACGGAAATTTGCAGAGAGCAGATGCGATAAATACGAAAAAAGCCGGCTGGGAGCCGGCTTTTGTAATTGCTTGGACCCTATCGTTCGCCTTGCGGCTCCTCCAGGGTGACAAAATTTTTTAATCGTCGCGGGCGTCTGGGTTGAAACGCTTGACGGTCGCACCGATCTTAGCCATCTTAGCTTCGAAATCTTCGTAACCGCGGTCGAGGTGGTAAATACGGCTGATGGTCGTTTCACCTTCGGCAATGAGACCAGCGAGAACGAGAGCAGCGCTTGCGCGGAGGTCGGAACCCATGATGTCTGCACCTTCGAGCGGGAGACCGCCCTTGATTGTAGCGGTGTTGCCGTTCAGCTGGATAGATGCGCCCAAGCGTTCGAGTTCAGCGATATGCTTGAAACGGTCGTTATAAACCGTGTCTTGCACGAGGCTGTTCCCTGGAATGGAGAGGAGCGTTGCCATGAACGGGGCCTGCATATCGGTCGGGAATCCCGGGAACGGGAGCGTCACAAGGCTCATCGGCTTGAGTTCCTGCTGGCGGGCATCGACTTCGGCCCAGTCGGCACCGACGTTCACCTTGCAACCGATTTCACGGAATGCGTCGAGCGTAGAGGCGATGTGTTCCGGAATGATGCGAGTGACTTTCACGCGGCCGCGCGTGATGGCGGCGGCGCAGAGGAACGTGCCTGCTTCAATGCGGTCCGGGATGGTGACGCCTGTACCCGGGCGGAGCGATTCGACGCCCTGGACGGTAAGGGT
This is a stretch of genomic DNA from Fibrobacter sp. UWB13. It encodes these proteins:
- a CDS encoding energy transducer TonB; the protein is MKRNRDHIQYFETENDGSLFKIIVCAVVFHLAVVGTLMALHNIDLSKPAEEIPVFEMVQVDEPVKQPVAHAPKPEPEPQQAPKVEPPPPKQPEPVPETTPEPEPAPEPTPVKTLEPEAPQVPEEPAPEVKPDTPEPVPVPEPKSEEKKPEEKVEKPKPVEKPVEKPVEKVAKKTVEKKKVEKKPAKKPKDDDDFDIDDLNLQKSFELPSLKAVNPIDMDPLMQVFLERAKAKIMSNFNPPNGLTINRDAKTTVQFTVERSGTITSVFLKRSSSNSAWDHLSMRAVKISKLPELPPTYKGSSLVLQFNFTPN
- a CDS encoding glycosyl hydrolase family 8; protein product: MRNIFEEIGKTPAEIEAKLNKAFTQLFEGNRENERICFDKGNDMAYIVDIGHNDIRSEGMSYGMTVAALLGKQDLFDKLWKFAKTHMKNTEGDLAGYYSWQVSTADFTMMDPGAAPDGEEYFAAALLFAAKVFKNEQYKHDAVELINDMAHKPQAGDVYTMMDVNAGLVRFSPMKGNDYTDPSYNTVAFYRMYGEASSDEIWNKIADNSVAYLKKACHPVTGLAADYSEFDGTPKKTPWHPESDCFCGDAWRVVWNIGLDAAKLQDKGERTDVSEWEVSAVRKILGYLHGRRPYLADMRVDGSAFPREARPATGGLIAMNAASTVALPAGDPLIKPFAEDLWNMEIPTGLWRYYDGLLYMLGLLACSGKFNV
- a CDS encoding folylpolyglutamate synthase/dihydrofolate synthase family protein; protein product: MIQNGLEYLNSRLIFGMMPGLASTRKLCEALGNPQKKFKTIHVVGTNGKGSTSYYLSGVLQAHGLKTGLYTSPHLVSMRERIRENDLPIDDESLDRLIMQVKAAAEETQVEPTFFEVLTIVAFLYYAEQNIDVAVLEAGMGGRLDSTAVADGELIVLTSIGLEHTEVLGSTESAILKEKMGVAGSAQSILSNGHSKTFVLGGLNDALIAEAKIFAASHGCSCVVPEIRNDIELPNLGQHYIENASLSLKAAELFLKKFDDKLALKTLTTRSWAGRMQKLIDANGVTKFILDGAHNSHAVRRLVETLDKYYPNQKFHCVFGALRDKDVGEMLKLMAPHVSAWHITRTPYPRFRELIDLQGELEKLGLNVASSGEFSREYLNEVCASVTDGSPVLITGSLYMIGATVQALKDDFDGLAFFRGMEPTTNEHR
- a CDS encoding GntR family transcriptional regulator, encoding MLIEDVKKSIADAGFHDGEKMPSVRKMAERLGLSVNTVHRAYKILAQEKLVQLVHGKGCFWGTAPSFEVKAEESVYSVVERQFQNDLDSGYLNAFDELPSCKELSNRYNVSLYIVKKFLMQKCAQGILRHVGHRFFFSEERPVEKSNYILFVHRSDEFGRLKIESERESDVFRTFAQIAAEQKIAVKFIGYHESSNQFYLSSGETFVVKNDTHCLGVFLSTWLVDDAAKLFAHFASFKNPISVWWEYAPDVIPVIARNKKKWAFYNVAFGKEAGVIVGRYLKSKDMGPVHYLSPYHASFWSKARLQGLLDAGTDVIPLVDERYASPFDLADAAAHEGVERQVLLDNILESLLKNAILDKFVCSNDWVAASLIDYFKAKKLPSPYVVGFDDTIESYRYVFDSFAFNVGTMVKEAIYHIVAPTIYAEQRRQMQTPLGRVVEKH
- a CDS encoding biopolymer transporter ExbD, with translation MKRSRRKDLKQELNLTNMIDIVFAILIVFILCAPLMSQGVKVNLPQVKAPTMEQQKLLKVSITKNLEIFIADMQVDMESFESIFKSLWNGEMAVVINSDEAVSYGFVMKVVTLVQKLGVTKLGFLTMTPKDELVNEKK
- a CDS encoding MotA/TolQ/ExbB proton channel family protein, which encodes MNNTVPVLQMITQSDIVTMVILGILAFMSLGSWGIIIVKFFKHKSNLRANAKFFKDFCKLKHFSELQKLCTVSNDSALRLLSVEVLNEVSKFKGKVTYESIQHRSSLLEDAIQRSIEGIRMGEDRYLTFLATSSNLAPFFGLLGTVWGIMIAFFQIGHHGSADLTVVAPGIAMALITTVAGLLVAIPASAGYNYFTSKNGSNETSYYNFGSQVLSLFKRGDMLAVEGVAEEEA
- a CDS encoding endonuclease; its protein translation is MKVSASAVALILCVFATFSFAKVDPEAAPRHYNYRDAGKQMRRIYYGELQETIYCGCRYLDKKHVDFSTCNYKPRENPNRKSLERTKRIEWEHIVTAHNMGQHLPCWRDGGRKNCSANDSTFKIMEGDLHNLYPAIGEVNGDRSNFMFSQWTNNPVPMYGECETIVDFKEKKVQPRKEVRGLIARVHFYMEKTYNINISKQDRKLFEAWDKMYPVTERECERDRRIFKVQGDHNPFVFEKCRDSVDK
- a CDS encoding LPP20 family lipoprotein, with translation MKKLIACFALAALFAGCSSNPPQTPQEKSASILVEMQMQKKNYIKQHIPAGIGIGESADEQIALEKADQNARVDLAKSIDAQTKALIKNFKEDVSDEIAEHFQSTSMTSVNQRLNGATLNDVKVETTADGKFKVYGVMTLDSDLVSEYVKMLEEQERKDEAEKVRAAAEKAYAELDEME
- the rpsD gene encoding 30S ribosomal protein S4, translating into MSSFRGPKGKVARSLGVAVSQKTQKALDRRNFAPGQHGQTRKKSASVYKQQLVEKQRLRFTYNISEAQLAKAYKEANRREGSAGDNLMILLETRLDAVVYRMGFARTIFAARQYVAHGHFTVNGVRSFSPSRLIKAGDVIAVREQSKEHVQIKEAIASAAAAPEYLSVDLGKMQGTLVKLPLRDQIPVKLEEQLVVEYYSR